The following proteins are encoded in a genomic region of Corticium candelabrum chromosome 11, ooCorCand1.1, whole genome shotgun sequence:
- the LOC134187313 gene encoding uncharacterized protein YggC-like, translating to MSHGATRDLDRLLRGALLRDEETEETERDIKRASEALTNVWLLLKDKNLDCKDCVCEWKRVVQSALSDDFSLLVKADCIDKRIAVDLVASWLIYFPLCRWIIEVCRQRMTEGCRTLVGVGGSAAAGKTTLCCVLRAFLNCMFVDCLECEVVGMDAFHLRNESLVRMGLRHLKGRPNTFDVESLAKAAIQLKSLHNSPVTLPVYDRNLHNPRSNGVTIDNHCPVVLIEGLFVLCNEAGFEAVWSQLDCKIFLQISHELCERRSVERKATGNRIIKEEALVHFHTVDEPNFYLIEESSKGTDVVLEIGECYEITSAKVTFM from the exons ATGTCACATGGTGCAACGCGTGATTTAGACCGGCTGTTGAGAGGCGCATTGTTGCGTGATGAAGAGACGGAAGAAACCGAGCGCGACATCAAGAGAGCGTCAGAGGCACTAACAAACGTTTGGCTTCTTCTGAAGGATAAAAACTTGGATTGCAaggattgtgtgtgtgaatggAAACGCGTCGTACAGAGCGCTCTTTCTGACGACTTTTCCCTCCTTGTAAAGGCGGACTGTATCGATAAGCGTATTGCTGTCGACCTGGTTGCGTCGTGGCTTATCTATTTCCCTCTGTGTCGATGGATTATTGAAGTTTGTCGGCAGAGAATGACTGAGGGATGTCGCACTCTGGTTGGAGTTGGGGGTTCAGCTGCTGCTGGGAAGACGacgttgtgttgtgttttgagAGCGTTTTTGAACTGTATGTTTGTGGATTGTCTTGAGTGCGAGGTAGTGGGTATGGATGCGTTCCATTTGAGGAATGAAAGTTTGGTGAGGATGGGACTGAGACACTTGAAG GGGAGGCCAAACACATTTGATGTTGAGTCACTTGCGAAAGCTGCAATCCAATTAAAGTCTCTACACAATTCACCAGTCACTCTTCCTGTTTATGATCGGAATTTGCACAATCCAAGATCCAATGGAGTCACCATAGACAATCATTGTCCGGTTGTGCTGATCGAAGGTCTATTTGTTCTTTGTAATGAGGCAGGTTTTGAAGCTGTTTGGAGCCAACTAGACTGCAAGATATTTTTACAAATATCTCATGAGCTGTGTGAACGGCGTTCAGTTGAAAGAAAAGCAACGGGGAATAGAATTATTAAAGAAGAAGCTCTGGTGCATTTTCACACTGTGGATGAACCAAACTTTTATCTCATCGAGGAGTCAAGCAAAGGTACAGATGTTGTGCTTGAAATTGGAGAGTGCTATGAAATAACAAGTGCCAAAGTCACTTTCATGTGA
- the LOC134186555 gene encoding uncharacterized protein LOC134186555, with translation MTTLCGIVPRFCVVLVLVVNLVFASHFRGATISWQPVNTSTVIDGNVTLPVRIKFKISWRLGTQEGKCNETVIAKKTMIGGDVAWKCLTENCAVPGSTSLTPHAVGTMGYICTAFSKANNWAKGENSFIINLPVSKNNTFFRIGINPEHRLSCCWQNTNNMDPYIIRLHTEMDFTPRPDNGKLNRSPVTDMIPIIPARSGCEHRLYIPHWDPDLDDVRCRWAHAAGSSLLDSSNTENECGTVCWYQLYVNYGAILINETCEIIWRPTEVGLYAVAVQIEDFAPGFPDKPLSETPLQFLINVTHSNLTCDQIPIFENTPLQPNCFAVPKGETFVFDIYATHVAYPQKTAKVLITTRPRGMNVSEFVDVSGKPGLKTAKLTWTPAENQYDLEHFFCFVATDEDGAGSDQQCIGILAGYEIPKITVDPSTLKPMVSFNVTTMKGVISFTQPIHHPTSPRYIRVYESETNRLVEEIDTSNYTGIEISADHLTAVVSLLGTYKPATTYYILVEQGAFVGTEGCAGGGPNADGIASNSVWTFKPKAAADCTADDNSACHQHAECIEPNCVCKVGYTGDGKVECKDINECDLNKNQCHSLATCTNTNGSFECSCVIGYTGNGVECIDIDECGIGAHNCEWLATCANTLGSYTCHCPSGYSLSGDNICQDIDECANETDECTSGFNCVNTPGSYQCEPVERPTLSPSDAARCISQSSVAERVRQSLLVFTGTVKKHHLLNSSPPRYGVSVFVYWVYKGILPSDVGLPTTVFVSGFGAPGDCKIDVEIGDTLVFFTVIGTSRMLSVTCFDIGNVTLESVAPVTYRVLMDIAVAVNNMKEFCGASQYGCCSDGVTVAQGMQEGCPDYSFELTDQLSDVRTLQRSSYPVDILSGLGAYNLLDDLPLANHHRCDVLNKVSFQRANHHTNLTKPIEDVLDCFTSFPKEYSILVQSMQPNGVTSYLLTLDQFPDIRPLAIRFQESSVVFEYRDIISRTKKRVEFDVDLTDGYFHRYSFGVTNSSVAMYVNCSLVGEQEISGLDRVEFKGDFVVGRKHMGTDTFTGIIEKLMFSPDPAHAEQQCLLYDFYECRPSHSLNSSFFLNC, from the exons ATGACGACACTTTGCGGCATAGTTCCGCGTTTCTGCGTCGTTCTGGTTCTTGTTGTCAACCTCGTCTTCGCATCGCATTTCAGAGGTGCGACTATAAGCTGGCAACCTGTGAACACGTCGACGGTTATCGATGGAAACGTCACACTACCG GTTAGAATCAAATTTAAAATATCGTGGAGGCTTGGCACTCAAGAAGGAAAATGTAATGAAACGGTTATTGCCAAGAAAACAATGATTGGTGGCGATGTTGCCTGGAAATGTCTAACAGAGAACTGTGCTGTACCTGGATCGACATCACTCACTCCACATGCAGTTGGCACTATGGGCTACATTTGTACGGCATTCAGTAAGGCAAACAACTGGGCTAAAGGAGAAAACTCGTTCATCATTAATCTTCCTGTGAGCAAAAACAACACATTCTTCAGAATTGG TATCAATCCTGAACATCGTTTGTCGTGTTGCTGGCAAAATACCAATAACATGGATCCCTATATTATCAGGCTTCACACAGAGATGGACTTTACTCCTAGGCCAGATAATGGGAAATTGAATCGTAGCCCTGTAACCGACATGATTCCTATCATTCCGGCACGATCCGGTTGTGAACATCGTCTCTACATACCTCACTGGGATCCTGACTTGGATGATGTTCGATGTCGATGGGCTCATGCAGCAGGTAGCAGTCTCCTAGACAGTTCTAATACTGAAAATGAGTGTGGAACTGTGTGTTGGTATCAACTCTATGTAAACTATGGTGCGATTCTGATCAAC GAAACATGCGAGATCATCTGGAGACCTACTGAAGTAGGACTTTATGCTGTTGCTGTTCAAATTGAAGATTTTGCTCCTGGTTTTCCTGACAAACCACTTAGTGAAACGCCACTACAGTTTCTTATTAACGTCACCCACAGCAACCTGACGTGTGATCAGATTCCGATATTTGAGAACACGCCTTTGCAACCCAACTGCTTTGCTGTTCCTAAGGGGGAAACATTTGTTTTTGATATTTATGCAACTCATGTAGCTTATCCACAGAAAAC AGCTAAAGTTCTGATTACTACTCGTCCAAGAGGAATGAATGTGTCAGAATTTGTGGATGTTTCTGGAAAGCCGGGATTAAAGACAGCAAAACTGACATGGACACCAGCTGAAAACCAGTATGACCTTGAACATTTCTTTTGCTTTGTTGCTACAGATGAAGACGG AGCAGGAAGCGATCAGCAATGTATTGGCATTCTTGCtgggt ATGAAATACCGAAGATCACAGTCGATCCTTCGACACTCAAGCCAATGGTGTCATTCAATGTGACAACAATGAAGGGTGTCATATCATTCACCCAACCA ATTCATCACCCGACCTCACCTCGGTACATTCGTGTTTATGAAAGCGAAACCAATCGTTTGGTGGAGGAGATCGACACCTCAAATTACACCGGAATAGAAATTTCTGCTGACCATCTGACTGCCGTGGTATCTCTACTCGGCACTTACAAGCCGGCAACTACCTACTACATTTTGGTAGAGCAGGGTGCATTTGTTGGGACGGAAGGGTGTGCTGGTGGAGGACCAAATGCGGACGGTATTGCTTCTAACTCTGTTTGGACATTCAAGCCTAAAG CAGCTGCTGACTGTACGGCCGATGACAATTCCGCTTGCCATCAGCATGCAGAGTGCATAGAGCCAAACTGCGTCTGCAAAGTTGGATATACAGGTGATGGCAAGGTAGAGTGCAAAGACATCAACGAGTGTGATCTCAATAAGAATCAGTGCCATTCTTTGGCAACATGTACAAACACCAACGGTTCATTTGAATGCAGTTGTGTGATCGGATACACCGGAAATGGAGTCGAATGTATTGATATTGATGAGTGTGGAATTGGTGCACACAACTGTGAGTGGCTTGCAACTTGTGCCAACACGCTCGGCTCGTACACATGTCATTGCCCATCTGGTTATTCTCTTTCTGGAGACAACATATGCCAGGATATAGACGAGTGTGCCAACGAGACTGACGAATGTACGTCGGGTTTCAACTGTGTGAACACTCCAGGCTCTTACCAGTGTGAGCCAGTCGAGCGACCAACTCTCAGTCCAAGTGATGCGGCCCGATGCATTTCACAGTCATCTGTTGCTGAACGAGTTCGACAATCTCTTTTAGTTTTCACTGGGACAGTGAAGAAGCACCATTTGCTTAATTCCAGTCCACCACGTTATGGTGTCAGTGTTTTCGTTTACTGGGTGTACAAAGGCATCTTGCCTTCTGATGTTGGTTTACCTACCACGGTTTTTGTCAGTGGGTTTGGTGCACCGGGTGACTGTAAGATTGATGTTGAGATTGGTGACACGTTGGTGTTCTTTACTGTTATTGGTACGTCTCGTATGCTGAGTGTCACATGTTTTGACATTGGGAATGTCACTCTGGAGTCTGTTGCTCCGGTCACGTACAGAGTTCTGATGGACATTGCTGTGGCAGTGAATA acatGAAGGAGTTCTGTGGTGCCTCGCAATATGGCTGCTGCTCTGATGGAGTTACAGTTGCACAAGGCATGCAAGAAGGATGTCCAG ACTATAGCTTTGAACTGACTGATCAGCTTTCTGATGTTCGAACACTTCAACGCTCAAGTT ATCCCGTGGACATATTGAGTGGCCTGGGAGCTTACAACTTGCTCGATGATCTGCCACTTGCTAACCATCACCGTTGTGATGTCCTTAACAAGGTGTCCTTCCAGAGAGCCAACCATCATACAAATTTGACGAAACCTATTGAAGACGTTCTTGATTGCTTCACTTCCTTTCCTAAAGAATACTCGATATTGGTCCAGTCAATGCAGCCCAATGGTGTTACATCATACCTTTTGACTTTGGATCAGTTTCCAGATATCCGCCCGCTTGCCATACGATTCCAAGAATCATCGGTTGTATTTGAGTATCGAGATATCATCTCTCGAACCAAGAAACGTGTGGAATTCGATGTAGATCTCACGGATGGATATTTCCATCGATATTCGTTCGGGGTGACTAACAGTTCTGTTGCGATGTATGTCAACTGCAGTCTGGTTGGAGAACAGGAGATTAGTGGGCTGGATCGGGTTGAGTTTAAAGGTGATTTTGTGGTCGGCAGGAAGCACATGGGAACAGATACATTCACT GGAATCATCGAGAAGTTGATGTTTTCTCCTGATCCAGCTCACGCTGAACAGCAGTGTCTGCTCTATGACTTCTACGAATGTCGTCCATCACACTCTCTGAATTCATCATTTTTCTTGAATTGTTAG